The Dehalogenimonas lykanthroporepellens BL-DC-9 genome includes a window with the following:
- a CDS encoding degV family protein (KEGG: det:DET0421 DegV family protein~TIGRFAM: degV family protein~PFAM: DegV family protein): MSVKVVTDSTADIPAELAGELGITTVPLYVQFGGESFRDRVDITEDNFYARLQNGPVHPTTAQPSPQDFADAYDRIAEGADAIVSVHLSEKMSGTISAARQGAMMMKNTVPVEVVDSTFTSMATGLVAVAAARLARAGHDLGSVVTGARESIGKIDLLVLFDTLKYIARGGRIGRAKALMGSVLNVKPLLDIQGGEFVPVGQVRSRARGVDRLVELVKSAGHSIAELAVIHSTTPDEAKALAKRLAEFVATDKIHIARFGPVLGVHGGPGVLAVTFRTEG, from the coding sequence ATGAGCGTCAAAGTCGTAACCGATTCCACCGCCGATATCCCGGCTGAACTGGCCGGTGAGCTGGGTATCACTACAGTTCCGCTCTACGTTCAATTCGGGGGCGAATCATTCCGTGACCGGGTGGACATAACCGAGGACAATTTTTACGCCCGCCTGCAAAACGGCCCCGTTCATCCCACTACCGCCCAGCCCTCGCCTCAGGACTTTGCCGACGCCTACGACCGCATCGCCGAAGGCGCCGACGCCATCGTCTCCGTCCATTTGTCGGAAAAGATGAGCGGCACCATCTCCGCCGCCCGCCAGGGCGCCATGATGATGAAGAACACGGTGCCGGTGGAAGTGGTTGACTCCACCTTCACATCCATGGCCACCGGTCTGGTCGCCGTAGCCGCCGCCCGTCTGGCCAGAGCCGGCCATGACCTTGGCTCGGTAGTCACCGGGGCCAGGGAATCGATCGGTAAAATCGATTTGCTGGTTTTGTTCGATACTTTGAAATACATCGCCCGCGGCGGCCGCATCGGGCGCGCCAAGGCCCTCATGGGCTCGGTGCTGAACGTCAAACCCCTCCTCGATATCCAGGGCGGTGAGTTCGTTCCGGTAGGGCAGGTCAGGAGCCGCGCCCGCGGCGTCGACCGCCTGGTGGAACTGGTCAAGAGCGCCGGCCATTCCATCGCTGAACTGGCGGTGATTCATTCCACCACCCCGGATGAGGCCAAAGCTCTGGCCAAACGGCTGGCCGAATTCGTCGCCACCGACAAAATCCACATCGCCCGCTTCGGGCCGGTGCTGGGCGTACACGGCGGCCCTGGCGTATTGGCGGTTACTTTCCGCACCGAGGGCTGA
- a CDS encoding DEAD/DEAH box helicase domain protein (KEGG: gme:Gmet_2573 ATP-dependent RNA helicase RhlE~PFAM: DEAD/DEAH box helicase domain protein; helicase domain protein~SMART: DEAD-like helicase ; helicase domain protein), producing MTFENFDLHPAVRDGVKSAGYTEPTPIQAQAIPPALQGRDLIGLAQTGTGKTTAFVLPMLQRLLRGPRGKLRGLIVSPTRELAEQIYDSVKTLSQHTGLRAMAIYGGVGMEPQKAKLRAGTDIVIACPGRLLDHVWQGTIDFDDVEMLVIDEADRMFDMGFLPDIRKILRCLVRPERQTLLFSATMPADVRKLVQEFLTDPVTVQIGTVAPAVTVTHALYPVRQDLKTALLKQILRQIEDAGSVLVFTRTKHRTERVAIALRQAGYAVASIQGNLSQYRRQAALDGFKDGTFKVLVATDIASRGIDVSDVSHVINYDMPDTADAYIHRIGRTGRIGRSGDAFTFVTPEDESMVRALEKLLKTTIERRTVEGFDYNAPEPPPSRFSGAPGRGNRPAPKPRQAALDPAEEAPPRKKRRRPPRRRPAAPPQA from the coding sequence ATGACCTTCGAAAACTTCGACCTCCATCCCGCCGTCAGGGACGGGGTGAAATCCGCCGGCTACACCGAGCCCACCCCCATCCAGGCCCAGGCCATCCCGCCCGCCCTCCAGGGGCGTGACCTCATCGGTCTGGCCCAGACCGGCACCGGCAAGACCACTGCCTTCGTTCTGCCCATGCTCCAGCGCCTGCTCCGCGGCCCCCGCGGCAAACTGCGCGGCCTCATCGTTTCGCCCACCCGTGAACTGGCGGAACAGATTTACGACAGCGTCAAGACCCTCTCACAGCACACCGGACTGCGTGCCATGGCCATCTACGGCGGCGTCGGTATGGAACCACAGAAGGCCAAACTCCGGGCCGGCACCGACATCGTCATCGCTTGCCCCGGTCGCCTGCTGGATCACGTCTGGCAGGGCACCATCGACTTTGATGACGTCGAAATGCTGGTCATCGACGAAGCTGACCGCATGTTCGACATGGGCTTTCTGCCCGATATCCGCAAGATTCTCCGGTGCCTGGTGCGGCCGGAACGTCAGACCCTTCTTTTTTCGGCCACCATGCCGGCGGACGTTCGCAAGCTGGTTCAGGAATTCCTGACCGACCCGGTCACCGTCCAGATCGGCACCGTGGCCCCGGCGGTTACCGTCACTCACGCCCTCTACCCGGTGCGTCAGGATCTCAAGACGGCATTGCTGAAGCAGATACTGCGGCAGATAGAAGACGCCGGTTCCGTATTGGTATTCACCCGCACCAAGCACCGCACGGAGCGGGTGGCCATCGCCCTGCGACAGGCTGGCTACGCCGTGGCCTCCATCCAGGGCAACCTGTCGCAATACCGCCGGCAGGCGGCACTTGACGGCTTCAAGGACGGCACCTTCAAGGTGCTGGTAGCCACCGATATCGCCTCACGCGGTATCGACGTTTCCGATGTTTCCCACGTCATCAACTACGATATGCCCGATACCGCCGACGCCTACATCCACCGCATCGGCAGAACCGGCCGCATCGGCAGATCCGGCGATGCCTTCACCTTTGTCACCCCCGAGGACGAATCCATGGTGCGCGCCCTGGAGAAACTGCTCAAAACCACTATCGAACGGCGCACCGTCGAGGGCTTCGATTACAACGCCCCGGAGCCGCCGCCGTCCCGCTTCTCCGGCGCGCCCGGCCGCGGCAACCGGCCTGCCCCCAAACCCCGGCAGGCCGCCCTGGACCCGGCTGAAGAGGCACCTCCCCGCAAGAAGCGACGCCGCCCGCCGCGGCGCAGACCCGCCGCGCCGCCGCAGGCCTGA